Part of the Archocentrus centrarchus isolate MPI-CPG fArcCen1 chromosome 4, fArcCen1, whole genome shotgun sequence genome is shown below.
caaactgtggttatccggtctttaagtccgaCGTCATTTGCGGGTCCAAATGcccctaaataaacagcaatagcataaccaatgactgttcactattgaAGAAgtttgtaacataccttatcaactgcagccatttccgcttctctttcacatcagtaaaatcacagctgagtgtgtttttttcaagTCAGatcggttaaaacaaccagggacacagcactGCGGCATattgacagtttggacccggaaatggaattctatgtcatcacttaacaaccaaTCTGTTCCAGTATCTAACAGCTAAAATACTCAGcccagcgagcacaacacacacatgggTGTAGAGAGTAGTGGAGGCGTAGGAAAatgtgtcagcgatgatcctCTTGGTGTTAAAGGATAATTTTTTCCCAAATTACGGAAATCCATTGCAGCAACAGAGAGCTGTAATGCTGTTAATGTAGAAGAAAGGCTCCGCTTACACGGTGACACCTAAGCACTGCAGAgcttaaacgaagcatcgaagcaacaaatttgtgtcgaggattttttataattgaattatttgagttactcaagGAATCGTTTCAGCCCTACTTAtgttacaaattacaaaattcacacattttaaattaagaaaTCCATTAACGTGTGAAAGGAAAATTGTGTCAGTGACTGTTGTCATAACTTGCAAGGGCAATTTTCTATTGATGGGAAACTGCTCACatactgcaccaaaaaaaaaaaaaaattgttcccTGTGCTGGTAAACTGTATGAGGCAACTGCATCCTGCTAAATAAAATACCTGTTTTGATTAACGGTTTACTGGAACTGAGCAAGAGCAGCCAGGCATGAAGCTACCTGCTGGTGGTTGGGGAAAGTCCTCATGGCTTCCAGTAGAAGCTGAGTGACGGTGCTCAACAATCGAACCGGCATCCCTGCTGCCAGGTCCTGCTTCGTCAGGTTGAACACACAGGCACTGGCTGCCAGTTGGACATTCAGAGTGGATGGGTGATTCTTCATTCCCAAAACTACCAGCTAtttaaaaaacagagagaggggaaaaaataaaaatcaagaaaCGGGAAGTCATATTATGCCATGAGAACGATGAGGAACTTGAAGTTTGCAGAGATTCAGTGGAGGTATTGTGTTTCATCATGTGCTCTTTAAGATTAAGACAtataacattgtttttttttttttaaaccttaagTAAAATAATAACTTAATAAGTTAAATGATAATGTGAGTTTACCTTTAGGATGTCAGGCCTTGGTTTCTCCATGACATGGGTCAGGCTGAACAGATGAAAGAGAGCTTCTCTCACAAAACCTTCCCTCTCACTGTAGCGCCGCAGTGCCTCGCAGATTTGAGTCTCATTAGCTTCTCCCGTCACCTGTTGGCGCACAGAAGATGCTTTAGCAAACCTGATGTTTTGTACTTTTTGGGTAGTGTTCACATATCAGTCTGCACTTGCCTTTAGATTTCCTTCCCCTGAGAGGAAGTCAGAAAAACCCGCATCTGTGGCCAGAAGTCCCACAAAGGTCATTCCTGGCCGTTCTTCAACAAATGCCTTAACAGCTGCGTCTGTCACCTGCGACATTCACAAACATACGAAATGACTTGACTTTAAAATTAGTGTGCTTTAAGTGCAATTTAATTGAGGAACTCGTACAAACATTAAAGCTGGCGCACGCACCTGTTTCCTCCCCGACACGTCTAGGGAAACAAGGGCGGGCAGTATTCCCGGCTGTCCGAGCAGTTGACGAGCCACATCAGAGGTAAACTGTTTATCGTCACTAATGTCCAGGTGCTGCACATGCAaaggtttacacacacacaaaaatgcacagCTTATGAAACAACAGAGACGAGGTTTtacaaaacagagaaacaatCAAACTACTAACCTGCAATACATTCAACTGGCCTATGACTCCCAGCAGCTGAGCAGTGCTCATCTCCAGCCTTTTCAGCTGGTGCAGTGTAAGAGAGCGCAGCCGCTCCTTCAGGCCTAGCAGCGGGCTCAGGTTTGTGACTGATGTATTGGAAAGATCGAGGCTCTCCAGCCGAGGCAGAGAACACACATCAACTAGCCCAGAGTCGTAGAAGTCTACGTTGGCTAGAGAGAGGGAGCGCAAGCCCTGGAGGGCGCTGAAGCGATACCAGATTGGTTCCTCCAGAGAAGACATGGTGAGACCCGTTAGGACAAGTCGCTGGAGGGACTCctgcagtgagaaaaaaaatgcaagtttaAATTACTTTCATGCTGAGGAAGGCAAGGATAGCTATCCACACAACCGTGACATGCTTTTACATTACCTGACAATATTTATTGGTGGCCAGCCCCTGCAAGATATCAGGAATGGTTAGGTCTGCATTGACGCGAGCAGCGTCCAGCTCAAGCAGTCTGTGAGGGCACAGGGCTTTCTGGAAGGCCTCTGCAGAGATGCGCGCCGTACGGATGCAGGCACGTCTCAACCGCAAATATTCACAGTTCCGAAATACACCCACTGTGCTGTCGTTCAGCAGACCTAGAGTAGAGTAAATTGTACCAAGATGACTTTACACAACACTGCCTGTTTACCCAGGACATTTCACTTCAAATATTTCCCTAAAGTCACTCAGATGGCATGAGCAAGTTAAGATTTTTCATCTCCAtgagcatgatgatgatatttgATAAGAGAGAGCTACTCTTGACTCATGAGTGTAAAGGTTTACCTTCAGTGGCCATTTTGGCCAGCAGCTGGTCTGCCAGCTCCTGCGGGAAGAGAACAGCCTCCCTGAAGCAGAAGGAACCATCAGGGCGCTTCACACAGAAACACTCCAGGTTTTGGCTCACGTAGGTGAGGCACAGGTCTGTCAGAGCCGCTGGAGACGCCTCATCCTGAAAACCAAGAGGATGTGTCTTGACGTGGATGCACCGAAGTGCAATTTTTCACAATTGTCAAAGTACATAAATCACCTGAGACTTACCGTGTTTAGGAAACTACAGGCCATTGCCATGgcttaaagaggaaaaataaaaatctatttttagcTTATACAATCGAGACTGGTGTCTACTTGACCAGCCTGCTCGTCGTCTTCAGGACCTCTATCGGCTTCAGCTTTCGGTATTCACTTGTGTGAGAGCCCGAGGAGCTGCTAATTAGTCTGACAGTAATCAGCAGAAGGTGACGACGTGGGGAGCACAACGAAGCTTAACGGAGAACCAGCTAGCTAGCTCACTTGTTGTTGCCTCGGTGGTGGAAAATCACCCTGGGAGCAAAAACGTCGAAAGCTTACGGCCGCGGCAGAATTCATGTCGACCATTTACTGAAGCGACCGAAAGGCTAAACCGAAAAACCAGTTCGTCATATAATTACCACGGCGAGCAGTTAAGTCTATTTTTAACTAGACCGATCAGACAGACAGTAAACAAAGGTCATAGCACTGGAAGTACATTAACGAAGGGGGCTGGACTACGGAAGCCCGCAAAGGAGGGTTACAAAACCAGGAAGCGATTATCTGGTGATAAGCATGACCGCGTCCTTCTGCTTTTTAAAGAGAGGCTATTATATGTTTTAGTACATACTGCTTATATAATAACTTTACAGCTAACGGCAACCATCTATATAGACCTTTGCGTTTAGGGAAACCTTTCTCAGCATCGCTCATCAAACTCAGTCATCAAGGTCAAGCAGCAGCGGTGCATGCTTTGAAGAGCTGAGTCTATGCAAGCAGCAGCACGTGTGATTGTCGCAGAGGTAAAAGTCGTTCGTAATAAAGCTGTGATATGGCAGGACTTATAAACTTTGAAGACGAGAAGGAAGTGAAGCAGTTTTTGGATAATTTAGGAGTGGAGTACAGCTTCCAGTGCTACAAGGAGAAAGATCCTGAAGGTAAAAGCTGTTGAGCTGTTCACAGATCAGTGGTGCTGAAACGCATGTTAGTTATGAGTGCCTCATCCTTTACCCTTGTGGCATGCTTTTAGGGTGCCAAAGGCTTGCGGACTACTTGGAAGGGGTGAAGAAGAACTACGAATCTGCAGCACAAGTGCTCAAACATAACTGTGAGACGCATGGACATGGAGAGAGCTGCTATAAACTCGGGGCTTACCATGTCACAGGCAAAGGTAGCTCTTTACTCTccgtaaatacattttctgagGTGTTAGTTACGAAACAGTATAATTAAGAACTTTTGATTTTGAGGCACTAATGCTTCATTTGAGTAAACTGTATGTCCACTCCACTACCTTTCAATGTGAAATAGAAATATTgtacttttttattattcaaaCTAAGATTTTTACAAGAAATACTTAAGAAAGGCTTGGACTAAATAACCCAACTGCTTAGTGGTTCTTTTAGCTCTCATAGTATTTTGTGTTAGCACAACTGTAGCACATTTTACTGCTTGTTATTGGCACGAATGACCTCTAACTGTACTTGTACTAATTTGTTCAAGTAATGTCTTGAACAAAGTTCTCAGTCAGTCCcctaatgtttttcttttcccaccAGGTGGAGTCACTGAGTGTCTGAAAACAGCGTACTCCTGCTTTCTGCGCTCTTGCAACTCTGGAGGAAAGAAGTCTGTAGACGCTTGCCATAACGTTGGTCTGTTAGCCCATGATGGACGAGCTGTGGAAGGAGGACCTGACCTTAAAGCAGCCCGGCAGTACTATGAGAAAGCGTGCGCAGGTGGCTTTGCTCCTTCCTGCTTTAACCTCAGTGCTTTGTTCATTGAGGGCAATGCCAAAGGGCTGGCACGGGATATGACTCTTGCTCTGAAGTACGCTAACAGGGCTTGTGAGCTGGGACATGTGTGGGGCTGCGCCAATGCAAGTCGCATGTACAGACTTGGGGATGGTACGGAGAAGGATGACAAGAGAGCAGAAGAGCTGAAAAATCGAGCGAGGGAGCTGCATGGTTTAGAAAAGGAAAGGCAGCTTAAATTTGGGGAGTAAAACACTTTAAAGTATCATTGTTTTGGTGTACTTCCACATTATTTGAGTTACATTGTTTGTTTCAACAAACACAAGTCGTTCATGGTTTTCAGAGGTTGAAGATGACcatgttttaaaaaagattgattaaatttacttttttttttttttttatttaaagcctGTAAATGGTAAAATTCAGGGAGCAGCATTGATTTGTATCAGTACATTCAAAACATTTGcatagaaaaaaatagaaatagtaCATTCTTCTCAATTTTCGTGCCATAGCTGATCATTTCTTATGTTTCTATGATTTGTGCTATACGAATGATTAGACATAAGCCTGTAAAGTTAAATCGAAGTTTGCACCAAATATACTCATAAGATAAGTTTGTTTGGCTTTAACAGAATCTTACAGGAATccagtattaaaaataaactgcttCAAAATGTGAAGTACTGTAATACTTGACTCTATTTGTAattatatgttttaaattaaattagaaTTCTGTTTCATtgatttaaaattattattattatcattattaattaCTGttgaaacaaaataatttaaaagtttGGGATTAAAAAGATATATCTTATATTAGTcaaatttagcttttttttaattacaaaacaCAGCACCTTTTCCAGTCCAGTAAAAACACAGTATTATTTcactttaattaaattttaaattaaaattttatttccattcaaatgaaagaaaatgtaatttgacatttaatttcagtgtAGTTTTAGTTGAAATTTTTATCTACAATGCAAAAGTCTACATATAGACCTTATACCACAGTTACTGTAGTTctgttttttcaaaaaaattttCTTTCCAGTTCAATTTAGATTCAGTTAATTTGGAGAGTGAATTTGAAACTACTGTCTAAATAAAGATATTTCctgcatgtttattttattttagttatataTGCAAATACCATTTcaggtctctttttttccagagatatagattttacatttacatcagTCAAATAATTTTCACAGCTAGTTTTAATGTTGCTTTATACCTTGCTTTATACTAAGCTTATTCTATACTAAGCAGAGATGTCAAACACGTGGACTGGGGGCCAAAAACAGGCCAAGAAAGGGTCTAATCCGGCCCACCAAATGGCCTCGGAAGGTATGAAAACTGCTGAAAAGTCATCAGCAACTCCAGCTGTATCAGTGCTATTCCTGCTGTGGGGATACAAGCCCAGTGAAAGTAGCTtgaatgtgaaaaaacaaacattgctGAAATGgtacttttttccccttaatcatctgttttgtaaatggatGGTTCATTAAATCTGAACTGTGCTGTTACTGGCCAGGGCCACTTCAAATAAAGTTGGACAATATGAGGACCATGAAGTGCAATGAGTCTGACACCTGTGACCAGATCCCaacaactgaaaagtggggcaaACACTGTGTGTGGGACATGTCAACAATGCTGAGATAGTCTAAAATCTTCATatctaaattaaaaatacaataaattgtACATGTCATCAGATTGCCATTTAACATATACAGGCCAAATATATTCCCAATGTTGTTGCTAAGTAAATAgaataagaataaaacaaagctAAAGTTTGTTCTTTTGGTTTTATGCAATAGTCTTTTTATACTCTCGTATTctcttttatttcactgttatttcagctgctcttcTGACTGGTAACAGTTTTTGGGTTTCAGTTTGGATGTATTCATAGATTGGTAGACCTTTTTTAAACCATATGTGACAATTTTGGCAATTTGTATCCAATTAAGGCATACATAT
Proteins encoded:
- the zyg11 gene encoding protein zyg-11 homolog codes for the protein MAMACSFLNTDEASPAALTDLCLTYVSQNLECFCVKRPDGSFCFREAVLFPQELADQLLAKMATEGLLNDSTVGVFRNCEYLRLRRACIRTARISAEAFQKALCPHRLLELDAARVNADLTIPDILQGLATNKYCQESLQRLVLTGLTMSSLEEPIWYRFSALQGLRSLSLANVDFYDSGLVDVCSLPRLESLDLSNTSVTNLSPLLGLKERLRSLTLHQLKRLEMSTAQLLGVIGQLNVLQHLDISDDKQFTSDVARQLLGQPGILPALVSLDVSGRKQVTDAAVKAFVEERPGMTFVGLLATDAGFSDFLSGEGNLKVTGEANETQICEALRRYSEREGFVREALFHLFSLTHVMEKPRPDILKLVVLGMKNHPSTLNVQLAASACVFNLTKQDLAAGMPVRLLSTVTQLLLEAMRTFPNHQQLQKNCLLSLCSDRILQEVPFNRFEAAKLVMQWLCNHEDQNMQRMAVAIISILAAKLSTEQTAQLGAELFIVKQLLHIVRQKATQGVVDATLKFTLSALWNLTDESPTTCRHFIENQGLDLFIKVLESFPNESSIQQKVLGLLNNIAEVGELHVELMVQGFLDHIRNLLHSPEVEVSYFAAGILAHLTSRGEEAWTLSHSLRSSLLEQLHAVIMKWPPPECEMVAYRSFNPFFPLLECFHTPGVQLWAAWAMQHVCSKNASRYCSMLLEEGGLQQLEHVHKHPQTHRDVKLLAESILESLQRHRARTGQPLHTHTSRRPPPQ
- the coa7 gene encoding cytochrome c oxidase assembly factor 7, encoding MAGLINFEDEKEVKQFLDNLGVEYSFQCYKEKDPEGCQRLADYLEGVKKNYESAAQVLKHNCETHGHGESCYKLGAYHVTGKGGVTECLKTAYSCFLRSCNSGGKKSVDACHNVGLLAHDGRAVEGGPDLKAARQYYEKACAGGFAPSCFNLSALFIEGNAKGLARDMTLALKYANRACELGHVWGCANASRMYRLGDGTEKDDKRAEELKNRARELHGLEKERQLKFGE